The proteins below are encoded in one region of Roseovarius bejariae:
- a CDS encoding nucleotidyltransferase family protein: protein MRDTPNALMLFAAGFGTRMGALTAERPKPMVEVAGKPLIDHALEQVRAHGVPTVVANLHYKPQPLIDHLHGSDVRFSHETPDILDTGGGLRAALPLLGNGPVFTMNTDAVWQGPNPLDELATAWNPARMDALLLCLPRENAVGHKGAGDFVIDAEGRATRGPGHVYSGLQILKTDLLQDIEEDIFSLNLLWNRMLEAGRLYAAPYPGKWCDVGHPEGIALAEEMLGYPHV from the coding sequence ATGCGCGACACACCCAACGCCCTGATGCTATTCGCCGCCGGGTTCGGCACCCGTATGGGCGCTCTCACAGCCGAGCGGCCCAAACCCATGGTCGAGGTGGCGGGCAAGCCGCTCATCGATCACGCGTTAGAGCAGGTACGGGCGCATGGCGTGCCAACCGTGGTCGCCAACCTGCATTACAAACCCCAACCCCTGATCGACCACCTGCACGGCAGCGACGTTCGGTTTTCTCATGAAACCCCTGACATCCTGGACACCGGCGGGGGCCTGCGCGCCGCGCTGCCGCTACTGGGCAACGGGCCGGTTTTTACCATGAACACCGACGCGGTTTGGCAAGGGCCGAACCCGCTTGATGAACTGGCCACGGCATGGAACCCGGCCCGAATGGATGCCCTCCTTCTTTGCCTGCCGCGGGAAAACGCGGTGGGCCACAAGGGCGCGGGCGATTTCGTGATCGACGCGGAGGGCCGCGCCACGCGCGGGCCGGGGCATGTCTATTCCGGCCTGCAAATCCTGAAAACCGATCTTTTGCAGGACATCGAGGAGGATATTTTCTCACTCAACCTCCTCTGGAACCGGATGCTTGAGGCGGGCCGCCTCTATGCCGCGCCCTACCCGGGCAAATGGTGCGACGTGGGCCACCCCGAGGGTATCGCGCTGGCCGAAGAGATGCTTGGATACCCCCATGTTTGA
- the tsaE gene encoding tRNA (adenosine(37)-N6)-threonylcarbamoyltransferase complex ATPase subunit type 1 TsaE: MSCHSAQISTRSPEETCALAQALGPRLAPGDCLLLEGEVGAGKTHFARCLIQALQEVPEDVPSPTYTLVQTYPGRHGEIWHSDLYRLTDITEIEELGLLEAFETAICLVEWPDRLGDLAPPDALTLRLDAPTGDDTRTLTFEWSGGTWADRIKDICNA, encoded by the coding sequence ATGTCTTGCCACAGCGCCCAAATCAGCACCCGAAGCCCCGAGGAAACCTGCGCCCTTGCGCAGGCGCTTGGCCCGCGTCTGGCCCCTGGCGATTGCCTGCTGCTTGAGGGTGAGGTTGGCGCGGGCAAAACCCATTTTGCACGCTGCCTGATACAGGCACTTCAAGAGGTGCCCGAGGATGTCCCCTCGCCCACCTATACGCTGGTGCAAACCTACCCGGGCCGCCACGGCGAGATATGGCATTCTGACCTCTATCGCCTGACGGACATCACCGAGATCGAGGAATTGGGCCTGCTTGAAGCCTTTGAAACCGCGATTTGCCTTGTGGAATGGCCCGACCGCCTAGGGGATCTGGCGCCACCTGATGCCCTGACGCTACGCCTTGACGCACCGACAGGCGATGACACCCGCACACTCACCTTCGAATGGTCCGGCGGGACATGGGCGGACCGTATAAAGGACATTTGCAATGCCTGA
- the addB gene encoding double-strand break repair protein AddB, which produces MFDPTDAPRVFGVPLGVDFPKALVDGLLALHERHPPEALARVHLIVNTRRMARRIREMFDQGPALLLPRISLVTDLGEDWAMADLPDAVPPLQRRLELLTTVERLLDQSPDLAPRAALYDLSDSLAALMDEMHGEGVPPEVIEDLDITDQSGHWERIKAFLGIVRPYFDTGQAEPDVETRQRMVIERLIAQWAETPPDHPVIIAGSTGSRGATQMLMQAVARLPQGAIVFPGFDADMPEEVWETLETPLTSEDHPQYRFAQFMAQLGGHPRDVAPWPWASRPVSPERNKVISLALRPAPVTDQWLRDGPNLPDLTKAMANVTLLEADSTRQEALTIAMRLRKAAEDQTAAALITPDRTLTRQVTALLDRWGIIPDDSAGMPLQLSVPGRFLRHVADLMRNRLTADSLLTLLKHPLTHTGVDRGPHLRLTRELELHLRRYGPPFPDAESLSTWAAARKEPEAAGWVAWIRDCFCDKELSSSKPLTQLVTDHIALAERIAQGPDGDGAGTLWDKEAGREALKAVTELRDNAKHGGALNAPDYANLFTAVLNRGEVRNPDTPHPYIRIWGTLEARVQGADLLILAGLNEGSWPEAPKPDPWLNRKLRNEAGLLLPERRIGLSAHDFQQAASAPEVWMTRAIRSDDAETVVSRWLNRLQNLLDGLPDRGGKEALAAMRARGQHWLSLAEQLEDPGQVTPATRPAPIPPATARPRKLSVTEIKTLIRDPYAIYAKHVLGLRPLDPLMKAPDALLRGTVLHKVLEEFIRDTLNDPGLLTRDHLIAQSETILAQNVPWPEVRAMWLARMERVADWILDTESTRRARANPTLFEEKGSAELPSLGFTLTGTADRIDMDETGQLYIYDYKTGAAPTKDQQTHFDKQLLLEAAMAEQSGFGQLAPNPVAGAYYLSLNTTPKEVEAPLAEEPVEKVWQEFEALIAAYLDETKSFPSRRAMFTKDMAGNYDQLARFGEWDITDDPDEEPVT; this is translated from the coding sequence ATGTTTGACCCAACCGATGCCCCCCGCGTTTTCGGCGTGCCGCTTGGCGTGGATTTCCCCAAAGCGCTGGTCGATGGGCTTTTGGCGCTGCATGAACGCCACCCGCCCGAGGCGCTGGCGCGGGTCCACCTGATCGTCAACACCCGCCGCATGGCGCGGCGAATCCGCGAAATGTTCGATCAGGGTCCGGCGCTCCTGTTGCCGCGCATCTCGCTGGTCACCGATCTGGGCGAGGATTGGGCCATGGCCGACCTGCCCGATGCGGTGCCACCCCTTCAGCGGCGACTGGAGCTTTTGACAACCGTTGAGCGCCTGCTGGATCAGTCCCCCGATCTGGCCCCACGCGCCGCGCTTTACGACCTGTCCGACAGCCTTGCCGCCCTGATGGACGAAATGCATGGCGAAGGCGTGCCGCCCGAGGTGATCGAGGATTTGGACATCACCGATCAGTCCGGCCATTGGGAGCGGATCAAGGCGTTTTTGGGCATTGTCAGACCCTATTTCGACACGGGCCAGGCCGAACCCGACGTGGAAACCCGACAGCGGATGGTGATCGAACGATTGATCGCCCAATGGGCCGAAACGCCCCCCGATCATCCTGTGATCATCGCGGGTTCCACCGGCTCACGCGGGGCGACGCAGATGTTGATGCAGGCGGTGGCGCGGCTTCCGCAGGGGGCCATCGTTTTCCCCGGCTTTGACGCGGATATGCCCGAGGAGGTCTGGGAAACGCTGGAAACCCCGCTGACGTCCGAGGATCACCCGCAATACCGCTTTGCCCAGTTCATGGCGCAGTTGGGCGGCCACCCGCGCGACGTGGCCCCATGGCCCTGGGCCTCCAGACCCGTCAGCCCGGAGCGCAACAAGGTGATCTCGCTTGCCCTGCGCCCCGCGCCAGTGACCGATCAATGGCTGCGCGACGGGCCAAACCTGCCCGATCTGACCAAGGCCATGGCCAATGTCACGCTGCTTGAGGCCGACTCCACCCGGCAGGAGGCGCTGACCATCGCCATGCGCCTGCGCAAGGCCGCCGAAGATCAGACGGCGGCGGCCCTGATCACCCCTGACCGGACGCTGACCCGGCAGGTCACGGCACTTCTGGACCGCTGGGGCATCATCCCCGACGATTCCGCCGGGATGCCGCTGCAACTTTCGGTGCCGGGCCGCTTCCTGCGCCATGTGGCCGACTTGATGCGCAACCGCCTGACGGCGGACTCGCTTCTGACCCTTCTCAAACATCCGCTGACCCACACCGGCGTTGATCGCGGCCCGCACCTGCGCCTGACGCGGGAGTTGGAGTTGCACCTGCGCCGCTACGGCCCCCCTTTCCCTGATGCCGAAAGCCTCAGCACTTGGGCCGCCGCCCGGAAAGAGCCGGAAGCCGCCGGTTGGGTGGCTTGGATTCGAGACTGTTTTTGCGACAAAGAACTGTCATCCTCCAAACCCCTGACCCAACTCGTGACCGATCATATCGCGCTGGCCGAACGCATCGCGCAAGGCCCGGATGGGGACGGCGCGGGCACGCTTTGGGATAAGGAGGCCGGGCGCGAAGCCCTCAAGGCCGTCACCGAATTGCGGGACAATGCCAAACATGGCGGCGCGCTCAATGCCCCGGATTACGCCAACCTTTTCACTGCCGTCCTGAACCGGGGCGAGGTGCGCAACCCCGACACGCCGCACCCGTATATCCGCATCTGGGGCACGTTGGAGGCCCGTGTTCAGGGGGCCGACCTGCTGATCCTTGCCGGACTGAACGAAGGAAGCTGGCCCGAAGCGCCCAAGCCCGACCCGTGGCTCAATCGTAAACTGCGTAACGAGGCGGGGCTTTTGCTGCCGGAACGGCGCATCGGCCTTTCGGCGCATGATTTTCAACAGGCCGCCTCTGCGCCCGAGGTCTGGATGACGCGCGCCATCCGCTCGGACGATGCCGAAACCGTGGTCTCCCGCTGGCTCAACCGCCTGCAAAACCTTCTTGATGGCCTCCCTGATCGCGGCGGCAAGGAGGCCCTCGCCGCCATGCGTGCCCGTGGGCAGCATTGGCTATCGCTGGCCGAACAACTCGAAGACCCGGGGCAGGTCACACCGGCCACGCGCCCCGCGCCAATCCCCCCGGCCACGGCGCGGCCCCGGAAGCTTTCGGTGACCGAGATCAAGACCCTGATCCGCGACCCTTACGCCATCTATGCCAAGCATGTGCTGGGTCTGCGCCCGCTCGATCCGCTGATGAAAGCACCCGACGCCCTGTTGCGCGGCACGGTCCTGCACAAGGTTCTGGAAGAGTTCATCAGGGATACTTTGAATGATCCCGGCCTGCTGACCCGCGATCACCTGATTGCACAAAGTGAGACTATTCTTGCCCAAAACGTCCCATGGCCCGAGGTGCGCGCCATGTGGCTGGCGCGGATGGAGCGGGTGGCGGATTGGATACTGGACACGGAATCCACCCGCCGTGCCCGTGCCAATCCCACCCTGTTCGAGGAAAAAGGAAGTGCCGAGTTGCCCTCGCTTGGTTTTACCCTCACCGGCACAGCAGACCGCATCGACATGGACGAGACCGGTCAGCTTTATATCTACGATTACAAGACCGGCGCCGCCCCTACGAAAGATCAGCAAACCCATTTCGACAAACAGCTTCTGCTTGAGGCCGCGATGGCCGAACAATCGGGCTTTGGCCAACTGGCGCCCAATCCCGTCGCCGGGGCCTATTACCTTAGCCTCAACACCACCCCGAAGGAGGTTGAGGCCCCCCTGGCCGAAGAGCCGGTCGAGAAAGTCTGGCAGGAGTTCGAAGCCCTGATTGCCGCCTATCTGGACGAAACCAAAAGCTTTCCGTCACGCCGCGCGATGTTCACCAAGGACATGGCCGGCAATTACGATCAATTGGCGCGCTTCGGGGAATGGGACATCACCGATGACCCGGATGAGGAGCCGGTGACATGA
- a CDS encoding aminoglycoside phosphotransferase family protein has translation MPDRDSLIRDFIDQTDWQGASLAPLAGDASNRRYLRLDHPEHGSAVLMDAPREKGEDTAPFIQIAEYLTAQGLSAPRILARDTAQGFLLLEDLGDDLFARVIPRDPTCENRLYSAATDLLVHLHRAPPPTGLAAYDPPLMADLAALAFDWYAKGATGEVPSARSEFAAAMQATLEGLTAAHEVLIQRDYHAENLLWLPDRAGVARVGLLDFQDAMRGHRAYDLVSLLQDARRDVPPAVEEAMIARYVEKTGLDLVPFRADYNRLGAQRNLRIVGVFARLCIRDGKAHYVDLIPRVWGHLMRNLEDPSLADVAGLVKGDLPAPDPAILQRLKDQCATHPTP, from the coding sequence ATGCCTGATCGCGATAGCCTGATCCGCGATTTCATCGACCAGACCGATTGGCAGGGTGCATCGCTGGCCCCACTGGCGGGCGATGCTTCGAACCGGCGCTACCTGCGCTTGGACCACCCCGAGCACGGCAGCGCCGTCTTGATGGATGCCCCCCGCGAAAAGGGCGAGGATACCGCACCGTTCATCCAGATTGCCGAATACCTCACCGCGCAGGGCCTGAGCGCGCCCCGCATTCTGGCCCGCGACACGGCGCAGGGGTTTTTGCTGCTGGAGGATCTGGGCGATGACCTGTTTGCGCGGGTCATTCCCCGCGACCCGACATGCGAAAACAGGCTCTATTCCGCCGCAACTGACCTTTTGGTGCATCTGCACAGGGCCCCGCCCCCCACCGGATTGGCAGCTTATGACCCCCCGCTGATGGCCGACCTCGCGGCGCTGGCTTTCGACTGGTACGCCAAGGGTGCAACAGGCGAAGTGCCCAGCGCCCGGTCAGAGTTCGCCGCCGCCATGCAGGCCACGCTTGAAGGGTTGACCGCGGCACACGAGGTTCTGATCCAGCGCGACTATCACGCCGAAAACCTGCTATGGCTGCCGGATCGGGCCGGGGTGGCGCGTGTCGGCCTTCTGGATTTCCAGGACGCCATGCGTGGCCACCGGGCCTATGATCTGGTCTCGCTCCTGCAAGATGCCCGGCGCGATGTGCCCCCCGCGGTCGAAGAGGCGATGATCGCGCGCTACGTCGAGAAAACCGGGCTGGACCTCGTGCCGTTCCGCGCCGACTACAACCGGCTGGGCGCACAGCGAAACCTGCGGATCGTCGGCGTCTTCGCCCGGCTTTGCATCCGCGACGGCAAAGCGCATTATGTTGACCTGATCCCGCGCGTTTGGGGCCACCTGATGCGCAATCTCGAGGACCCGTCGCTTGCCGATGTGGCGGGCCTCGTAAAGGGCGACCTGCCCGCCCCCGACCCCGCCATTCTTCAAAGGCTGAAAGACCAATGCGCGACACACCCAACGCCCTGA
- the regB gene encoding sensor histidine kinase RegB — MSDSSMDMFKSPSQGNWIRLRTLILLRWWAIIGQITALVVAQRLYNLNLEIGLCYMAVGVAVISNLVASFIYPENKRLSETETLLVVLFDMLQLGLMLYLTGGLNNPFSILIVGPVIVSASALSSRSTMFLGMMAILIVSLLTQLYLPLRTEQGFILQIPQIFVFGNWAAIVIAVIFLGVYSRWIVSEMHSMSDALQATQMALAREQKLTDLGGVVAAAAHELGTPLATIKLTSSELAEDLADNADLREDALLIREQADRCRDILRSMGRAGKSDQMLRRAPLTAVVEEAAEPHVERGKVILFEHGTESDGEPPTVLRRPDVIHGLRNLVQNAVDFARETVWVESRWTEDRIVVRIMDDGRGYPPHVLGRIGDPFVRRRSNTTDTRRPEYEGMGLGLFIAKTLLERSGADLSFANGSDSFKRQSDLAERTGAFVEVSWPRAVMEAEPRSDRAPMGENLQIRD; from the coding sequence ATGTCCGACTCTTCCATGGATATGTTCAAATCGCCCAGTCAGGGCAACTGGATCAGGCTTCGCACGCTGATCCTGTTGCGGTGGTGGGCGATTATCGGGCAGATCACGGCGCTGGTCGTGGCGCAGCGGCTTTACAACCTGAACCTTGAAATCGGGCTGTGTTACATGGCCGTCGGGGTTGCGGTGATTTCCAACCTCGTGGCCTCGTTCATCTACCCCGAAAACAAGCGCCTGTCCGAGACCGAGACCCTGCTTGTCGTGTTGTTCGACATGCTGCAACTGGGCTTGATGCTGTATCTCACAGGGGGCCTGAACAACCCGTTCTCGATCCTGATCGTGGGGCCGGTGATCGTCTCGGCCTCGGCTTTGTCCTCACGCTCGACGATGTTCCTGGGCATGATGGCGATCCTGATCGTCTCGCTTTTGACGCAGCTATACCTGCCGCTGCGCACCGAGCAGGGGTTCATCCTGCAAATCCCGCAGATTTTCGTATTCGGCAACTGGGCGGCGATCGTCATCGCGGTGATCTTCCTCGGGGTCTATTCGCGGTGGATCGTGTCGGAAATGCATTCGATGTCCGACGCGTTACAGGCAACGCAAATGGCGCTGGCACGGGAACAGAAGCTGACCGATCTGGGCGGTGTGGTGGCGGCGGCGGCGCATGAGCTGGGCACGCCCCTGGCCACCATCAAGCTGACCAGTTCGGAACTGGCCGAGGATCTGGCCGATAACGCGGACCTGCGCGAGGACGCCTTGTTGATCCGGGAACAGGCGGACCGCTGCCGCGACATCCTGCGCTCCATGGGGCGGGCGGGCAAAAGCGACCAGATGCTACGCCGCGCCCCCCTGACCGCCGTTGTCGAAGAGGCTGCTGAGCCACATGTTGAGCGCGGCAAGGTCATTCTGTTCGAACACGGCACCGAAAGCGACGGGGAGCCGCCCACAGTGCTGCGCCGTCCCGATGTGATCCACGGGCTGCGCAACCTTGTACAGAATGCCGTGGATTTCGCCCGCGAGACCGTCTGGGTCGAAAGCCGCTGGACCGAGGACCGGATCGTCGTGCGCATCATGGACGATGGGCGGGGATACCCGCCGCATGTTTTGGGCCGTATCGGTGACCCCTTCGTGCGTCGCCGTAGCAACACCACCGATACCCGACGGCCGGAATACGAAGGGATGGGCCTTGGCCTGTTCATCGCCAAAACGCTTCTGGAACGGTCTGGCGCGGACCTCAGCTTTGCCAATGGCTCGGACAGTTTCAAACGGCAATCTGACCTGGCCGAACGCACCGGCGCCTTTGTCGAGGTCAGTTGGCCACGCGCCGTAATGGAGGCCGAACCGCGCAGCGACCGCGCGCCGATGGGTGAAAACCTCCAGATCCGCGACTGA
- a CDS encoding PAS-domain containing protein, which yields MDAITPIQILILMGAAITSALLVLWLAGVVISRPARSATQDSTHEGDAFFLYRNDQLVDLDVGSPPTGDGTLDRLSRWDGLRTRLQAVFPALPETLSDLRNGSETRFSVQNEAHGMHLICHRDGADSRLRLQTAQRLTAWDSLVNITEGQAQTEQVEALRDAPCAICMTDTEGRNTWHNTAWTALPESVAQQALTEATDNEATDGQVTRIKDPDAGRCFEMLTARQGAGSALYVTEVTGLVRAENAQRKFVQTLTKTFANLTTGLAVFDRNKELALFNPALLDLTALPAAFLTARPHVMSFFDGLRDRQVMPEPRSYPKWRKHILDMIESASDGLYQENWALPSGLTYRITGRPHPDGAVAFLIEDITDEISIKRRFRAQLDLRQLVMDELDEAITVFDSRNLLMFCNQRCADFLGIDPDSSFADFSVADIIKAYKDTPLGDADWTAVEEKLITEQSALNEKWTLQGRAGHCLECRVQSLSGGSKMLLVKRLAASSKSQPTPAHA from the coding sequence ATGGACGCCATCACACCGATCCAAATCCTGATCCTGATGGGGGCGGCGATCACCTCGGCGCTTCTCGTGCTGTGGCTTGCGGGGGTCGTGATTTCGCGTCCGGCCCGCAGCGCAACACAGGACTCGACCCATGAAGGAGACGCCTTCTTCCTCTATCGCAACGACCAGCTTGTCGATCTGGACGTCGGATCACCCCCCACCGGCGACGGCACTTTGGACCGGTTGAGCCGTTGGGACGGGCTGCGCACAAGGCTTCAGGCCGTGTTTCCCGCGCTCCCCGAAACCCTCTCCGATCTGCGAAACGGCAGCGAGACCCGGTTTAGCGTCCAGAACGAGGCACACGGTATGCACCTGATTTGTCATCGTGATGGGGCCGACAGCCGCCTGCGCCTTCAGACAGCCCAAAGGCTCACCGCATGGGACAGCCTTGTCAACATCACCGAAGGTCAGGCTCAGACCGAACAGGTCGAAGCGCTACGCGATGCCCCCTGTGCCATCTGCATGACCGACACCGAGGGGCGAAACACCTGGCACAATACAGCGTGGACGGCCCTCCCCGAGAGCGTCGCGCAACAGGCGCTCACCGAAGCCACCGACAATGAGGCCACCGACGGTCAGGTCACCCGGATCAAGGACCCGGACGCAGGGCGTTGTTTCGAAATGTTGACAGCCCGGCAGGGGGCTGGATCTGCGCTGTACGTGACCGAGGTGACCGGCCTTGTCCGGGCCGAAAACGCCCAGCGCAAATTCGTTCAGACCCTGACCAAGACCTTTGCCAACCTGACCACCGGGCTTGCCGTCTTTGACCGAAATAAGGAACTCGCCCTGTTCAATCCCGCGCTTCTTGACCTGACGGCCCTGCCTGCCGCCTTCCTGACGGCCCGCCCCCATGTCATGAGTTTTTTCGACGGGCTGCGCGACCGGCAGGTGATGCCCGAGCCGCGCAGTTACCCGAAATGGCGAAAACACATCCTGGACATGATCGAAAGCGCCAGTGACGGGTTGTATCAGGAAAACTGGGCCCTGCCCTCGGGCCTGACCTATCGGATCACCGGCCGCCCGCACCCCGACGGCGCGGTGGCCTTCCTGATCGAGGACATCACCGACGAGATATCGATCAAGCGACGCTTTCGCGCGCAACTCGACCTGCGGCAACTGGTCATGGACGAACTGGACGAGGCGATCACCGTCTTCGATTCCCGCAACCTGTTGATGTTCTGCAATCAACGCTGCGCGGATTTTCTGGGGATCGACCCCGATAGCAGTTTTGCTGATTTCAGCGTGGCCGACATCATCAAGGCCTATAAAGACACCCCTTTGGGCGATGCCGATTGGACGGCGGTCGAGGAGAAACTCATCACGGAGCAATCGGCATTGAATGAGAAATGGACACTGCAAGGCCGTGCCGGGCACTGTCTTGAATGCCGGGTGCAGTCGCTTTCCGGCGGCTCCAAGATGCTGTTGGTCAAGCGCCTTGCCGCCTCCTCCAAAAGCCAACCAACGCCCGCGCACGCCTGA